Proteins from one Acanthopagrus latus isolate v.2019 chromosome 18, fAcaLat1.1, whole genome shotgun sequence genomic window:
- the LOC119007662 gene encoding uncharacterized protein K02A2.6-like, with protein sequence MSRSRKRRRKRKKREKLPLSMEDEQAPVAPGGQGAANANAIPTATFTIKPPEAFDFAKPHEWQKWIRRFERFRLASNLNNSTEANQVNTLVYCMGDEADDVLRGLVLTNEQRQQYDAVKTGFDKYFVPKKNVIYERAKFNKRVQQPSETVDAFLTSLYALAESCEYGELHDELLRDRLVVGLKDSTLSEKMQLDRELTLTKAVTMARQSEEVKRQQTDLRGELSTASKVAVDALHKNKGKAPNAKQFKAKGQTQGNQKNKKMAQTATEHKACHKCGKSPPHPAVQCPAKTAECHNCGKRGHYGRVCRLAGTVNELAEDTDGSFMDGLFLGVVSSGEEPWTADVALRGSKVTFKIDTGADVTAIPERIYKTHMHGDKELSGALKQLYGPGGAKLTVLGSATETLTYKDRSITEKIYVVKDLHMGLLSRPASVRLKLVARVDAIDQETVRTAYPKLCDGLGLVQKPYTIKLKPDAKPFSLKVPRRVPLPLMGKVKQELERMEKLGVISRVEAPTEWCCGMVVAPKKNKDEVRICVDMTPLNQSVCREKFILPSVEHTLGMLTGAQYFSKLDANMGFWQIPLSKESALYTTFITPFGRYHFNRLPFGISSAPEHFQNRMTSEVTAGLDGVVCHVDDILIWGATKEQHDARVHAVLERAEKAGVTLNMAKCEFGRREVKFLGHIISADGVKPDPEKTKAVQDMREPTNISELRSFLGMVNQLGKFIPNLSEKDKPLRELLSKKNMWYWGHNQQKAFCSLKLELTSAPVLQLYDPNSSLKISADASSYGLGAVLLQKKAEVWLPVAYASRSLTETEQRYAQLEKEALALTWACERFSDFILGLHFELETDHKPLVSLLGGQALDALPPRIQRFRMRLMRYSYSIFHTPGKSLTSADTLSRSPLKNAVTRSDNDLMEDTNIYVESLLDNLPTSGRYLTELREQLQDDSVCAHVMRYCVDGWPDRNQLQGPVKHYWHERAALSVHNGLLLRGSRLVIPANMRDDVLEKIHEGHQGVVKCRERASQTVWWPGLSNQIRELVLKCRECIKERVNPKEPLIPTILPDRPWQKLGADLFILKEKTYLLVVDYFSRYIEIAQLSPTRSMDIIVHLKSMFARHGIPETLVSDNGPQFSAHEMKAFATDYCFEHITSSPKYPQSNGEAERAVQTVKLLLKKTRDPYRALLAYRATPLSNGYSPAELLMGRRLRTTLPILPERLRPTLPDLQVLQQKEREKRWAGAKCFNSRHRARDLGKLSPGDNIWISDAAEEVTLCYLSV encoded by the coding sequence ATGTCAAGATCCCGTAAGCGACGacgaaagagaaagaaaagagaaaagttacCGTTAAGCATGGAAGACGAGCAAGCACCTGTTGCGCCTGGCGGGCAAGGAGCTGCTAACGCTAACGCTATCCCCACAGCGACATTTACCATCAAGCCTCCGGAAGCCTTTGACTTCGCTAAACCACACGAATGGCAGAAATGGATTCGACGGTTCGAGCGTTTCAGACTGGCAAGTAACCTAAATAACTCCACTGAGGCTAACCAAGTGAACACATTAGTCTACTGCATGGGGGATGAGGCCGACGACGTGCTACGAGGGTTAGTGCTTACAAATGAGCAGCGTCAGCAATACGATGCAGTGAAGACAGGATTCGATAAATATTTCGTtccaaagaaaaatgtgatttacgAACGGGCCAAGTTTAATAAAAGAGTGCAGCAGCCTTCAGAAACAGTGGATGCATTCCTCACGTCACTTTATGCGCTAGCAGAGAGCTGTGAGTATGGTGAACTGCATGACGAACTTTTGAGAGATCGCTTGGTGGTTGGACTTAAAGATTCCACACTGTCTGAGAAAATGCAGCTCGACCGGGAACTCACTCTCACCAAGGCGGTTACGATGGCTAGGCAGTCAGAGGAAGTAAAGCGGCAGCAGACCGACTTGAGGGGAGAGTTGAGCACTGCTAGTAAAGTAGCCGTAGATGCattgcacaaaaacaaaggaaaagcaccaaatgcaaaacaatttaaagcaaAAGGACAGACTCAgggaaatcaaaaaaataagaaaatggcGCAGACTGCAACAGAACATAAAGCATGTCACAAATGTGGAAAATCACCACCTCATCCTGCTGTTCAGTGTCCAGCAAAGACTGCTGAATGCCACAACTGTGGCAAACGAGGACACTATGGGAGAGTGTGTAGACTAGCCGGCACAGTGAATGAGCTCGCAGAGGACACAGATGGATCATTCATGGATGGATTGTTCCTAGGAGTGGTGTCTTCCGGTGAAGAGCCATGGACAGCTGATGTAGCTTTAAGAGGCAGCAAAGTAACTTTTAAAATAGATACTGGCGCCGATGTAACAGCCATACCCGAGCGAATCTACAAAACTCACATGCATGGAGATAAAGAGCTAAGCGGAGCCCTGAAACAGCTGTATGGTCCTGGTGGTGCGAAACTGACGGTCCTGGGGTCAGCCACCGAAACACTCACATATAAAGACAGGAGCATTACAGAGAAAATCTACGTCGTCAAAGATCTGCACATGGGTCTATTGAGCAGGCCAGCTTCAGTAAGACTTAAACTGGTAGCTAGAGTGGACGCCATAGACCAAGAGACAGTAAGAACGGCGTATCCTAAGCTCTGTGACGGACTTGGGTTGGTCCAGAAGCCCTACACTATAAAACTCAAGCCGGATGCCAAGCCTTTCTCTCTTAAAGTACCACGGCGAGTACCACTGCCTCTCATGGGGAAGGTGAAGCAGGAGTTAGAGCGAATGGAAAAGCTTGGTGTCATCAGCCGTGTCGAGGCACCAACAGAGTGGTGTTGTGGCATGGTTGTAGCTCCTAAAAAGAATAAAGACGAAGTCCGAATCTGCGTGGATATGACACCTTTGAACCAGTCAGTGTGCAGGGAAAAGTTCATTTTGCCGTCTGTTGAACACACCCTAGGCATGCTCACAGGGGCCCAGTACTTCTCAAAGCTCGACGCAAACATGGGCTTTTGGCAGATACCACTGTCGAAAGAATCTGCCCTCTACACCACCTTTATTACGCCATTTGGGCGTTACCACTTCAACAGGCTACCTTTTGGAATAAGCTCCGCCCCAGAGCACTTCCAGAATAGGATGACATCAGAAGTCACGGCAGGCCTGGATGGTGTTGTCTGCCATGTGGACGACATCCTCATCTGGGGAGCTACAAAGGAGCAGCATGATGCCAGAGTACATGCAGTCCTGGAGCGAGCTGAAAAGGCAGGTGTCACGCTGAACATGGCAAAGTGCGAGTTTGGGAGACGAGAGGTGAAGTTCTTAGGGCACATCATCTCAGCAGACGGGGTGAAACCTgatcctgaaaaaacaaaagccgtACAAGACATGAGAGAACCAACCAACATAAGTGAGCTGAGGAGCTTCCTTGGAATGGTGAACCAGCTTGGAAAGTTCATCCCAAACCTGTCTGAGAAGGACAAACCGCTAAGAGAACTCCTGTCTAAGAAGAACATGTGGTACTGGGGACACAACCAGCAAAAAGCGTTCTGCAGTCTGAAACTCGAGCTGACCTCTGCACCAGTTCTCCAACTGTACGACCCCAACAGCTCTCTTAAGATATCTGCAGATGCCTCATCCTATGGGCTAGGGGCGGTATTGTTGCAGAAGAAGGCAGAGGTGTGGTTACCAGTCGCGTATGCTTCCAGGTCgctgacagaaacagaacagcGATATGCCCAGCTAGAGAAAGAAGCATTAGCGTTGACATGGGCCTGCGAGAGATTTAGCGATTTCATTCTAGGACTACACTTTGAGCTCGAAACTGACCATAAACCTCTGGTGAGCTTGCTTGGAGGTCAGGCTCTGGATGCTTTGCCACCACGAATACAAAGGTTCAGGATGCGCCTAATGAGGTACTCCTACTCCATCTTCCATACACCTGGGAAAAGCCTCACCTCCGCTGATACTCTCTCACGTTCTCCACTGAAAAATGCAGTGACCAGAAGTGACAATGACTTAATGGAGGACACAAATATCTATGTGGAGTCTTTGCTGGACAACCTCCCGACCAGCGGCAGGTACCTGACAGAGCTCCGTGAACAGCTACAGGATGATAGTGTCTGCGCACATGTCATGCGATACTGTGTGGATGGATGGCCTGACAGGAACCAGTTGCAAGGGCCCGTCAAACACTACTGGCACGAGAGAGCAGCTTTGAGTGTGCATAATGGACTACTCCTGCGTGGCTCAAGGTTAGTCATACCTGCGAACATGAGAGACGATGTTCTTGAGAAAATTCACGAGGGCCACCAGGGGGTAGTGAAATGCAGGGAGAGGGCTAGTCAGACTGTATGGTGGCCTGGACTGAGCAATCAGATACGGGAGCTGGTGCTCAAATGCAGAGAATGCATCAAAGAGAGAGTTAATCCAAAAGAGCCCCTGATACCAACCATACTTCCAGATAGGCCTTGGCAAAAACTAGGGGCGGaccttttcattttgaaagaaaagacTTACCTTTTAGTGGTCGATTACTTCTCACGATACATAGAGATAGCTCAGCTCAGCCCTACAAGATCTATGGACATTATTGTTCATCTCAAGTCAATGTTCGCACGCCACGGTATTCCTGAGACCCTTGTAAGTGACAACGGTCCACAGTTCTCTGCACATGAGATGAAGGCGTTTGCAACTGACTATTGCTTTGAGCATATAACAAGCAGTCCTAAATATCCACAGAGTAACGGCGAAGCCGAACGTGCGGTTCAAACCGTCAAACTCTTGCTTAAGAAGACCAGAGACCCCTACCGAGCCCTGTTAGCTTACAGAGCGACACCCCTGAGTAATGGTTACAGCCCTGCTGAATTGCTCATGGGACGGCGCCTGCGCACTACACTGCCTATCCTGCCTGAGAGGTTGCGTCCAACGCTTCCAGACCTTCAAGTGCTTcagcagaaagagagggagaagagatggGCAGGTGCAAAGTGCTtcaacagcagacacagagcacgAGATCTGGGTAAGCTGTCACCTGGAGACAACATCTGGATTTCCGATGCAGCGGAAGAAG
- the LOC119008028 gene encoding putative protocadherin beta-18 — protein MGDKGFSELHLIFAFVSFIVTLQPVNGDLSFSIPEEMKRGSVIGNMAKDLGLDLRTLSSRNARADFEGTQKRYCDINLSTGDLITLERMDRESLCGKKPSCVVKVDLVLENPLALHRLSLHIQDVNDNSPKFKKNLIEMEISESAEKGTRFSIEEAHDADIGQNAIQRYNLQKNDHFILSVDSKRVELVLENKLDRENKEEINLLLTALDGGSPQRSGTVVIHVTVLDANDNAPVFSQAVYKASLPENSPPDTVVITVSATDADEGVNGDVTYDFGHVSDDDVNVFSIDPKTGEIRVTGVIDFEESSSFEMRVEAKDGLGLTSYSKILIDLTDKNDNAPVIYLKSLTNPIPENVSPGTEVGIINVQDRDSESNGQVRCSIQQGAPFKLVPSIKNYYSLVTTGQLDRELVSDYNITITATDEGSPPLSSSKSVQLSVADINDNPPVFEDQSYSAYVSENNKPGSTLCSVTARDPDWRQNGTVIYSVLPGEVNGAPVSSYVSVNGDTGVIHAVRSFDYEQLRSFKVQVMARDNGSPPLSSNVTVSVFVSDVNDNSPQILYPAPEGNSFMTELVPKAAHGGSLVSKVIAVDADSGQNAWLSYEIVKSTDPGLFTIGVHSGEIRTQRDISESDSMKQNLIVAVKDNGQPSLSATCSMYLLISDNLAEVPELKDISYDEKNSNLTSYLIIALVSVSTFFLTFIIIILGVRFCRRRKPRLLFDGAVAIPSAYLPPNYTDVDGTGTLRSAYNYDAYLTTGSRTSDFKFVTSYNDNTLPADQTLRKSPSDFAEVFGHPDESPEVGHFLYLKFNVIYLYLLTIE, from the exons ATGGGAGACAAAGGATTTTCGGAGCTTCATCTGATCTTCGCATTCGTTTCCTTTATTGTAACGCTGCAGCCCGTTAATGGCGACCTCAGTTTTTCTATTCCAGAGGAGATGAAACGCGGGTCGGTTATTGGAAATATGGCCAAAGATCTTGGGTTGGATCTGAGGACGTTATCTTCAAGAAATGCCCGTGCTGATTTCGAGGGGACTCAAAAGCGTTACTGTGACATTAATCTGAGCACCGGAGATTTGATCACATTGGAGAGAATGGACAGAGAAAGCCTTTGTGGCAAAAAACCCTCGTGCGTCGTGAAAGTAGATCTGGTGTTAGAAAATCCTTTGGCGCTTCATCGACTGAGTCTTCATATTCAAGATGTAAATGACAACTCaccaaaatttaaaaagaatttGATTGAAATGGAAATAAGTGAATCGGCTGAGAAGGGTACCCGATTCTCTATTGAGGAGGCCCATGACGCAGATATAGGTCAAAATGCTATTCAGAGGTACAATCTACAGAAAAACgaccattttattttatctgttgaCAGCAAGAGAGTTGAACTCGTACTGGAGAATAAATTGGAtcgagaaaataaagaggagatCAATCTGCTCCTCACAGCTCTAGATGGAGGCTCTCCTCAGAGATCAGGTACTGTAGTCATACACGTCACTGTGCTGGATGCTAATGATAACGCCCCAGTGTTCAGCCAGGCCGTTTATAAAGCCAGTCTGCCTGAAAACTCTCCTCCAGATACTGTAGTGATTACTGTTAGTGCTACTGATGCAGATGAAGGAGTGAATGGAGATGTGACGTATGACTTTGGTCACGTGTCTGATGACgatgtaaatgttttctctaTTGATCCTAAAACGGGAGAAATCAGAGTAACTGGAGTGATTGACTTTGAGGAAAGTAGTTCTTTTGAAATGAGGGTGGAAGCTAAAGACGGTTTAGGGCTAACTTCTTACTCTAAAATTTTGATCGATCTTACTGATAAGAATGATAATGCACCAGTGATATACCTGAAGTCACTGACTAACCCCATACCTGAGAACGTGTCACCTGGTACAGAGGTGGGCATCATTAACGTGCAggacagagactcagagagTAACGGACAGGTCCGCTGCTCCATTCAGCAAGGAGCCCCTTTTAAGTTGGTTCCTTCTATTAAAAACTATTATTCTCTGGTGACCACAGGACAACTGGACCGTGAACTAGTGTCTGATTACAACATCACAATCACTGCCACTGACGAGGGCTCtccacctctgtcctcctctaaaAGTGTTCAGTTATCTGTAGCAGACATCAACGACAACCCACCTGTGTTTGAGGACCAGTCGTACAGCGCGTATgtgagtgaaaataacaaacccGGCTCCACTTTATGTTCCGTTACTGCTCGAGACCCCGACTGGAGACAAAACGGGACAGTGATTTATTCTGTGTTACCCGGTGAGGTGAACGGTGCCCCGGTGTCCTCCTATGTGTCTGTTAACGGAGACACGGGGGTGATCCACGCTGTGAGGTCGTTTGATTATGAACAGTTGAGGAGTTTTAAAGTGCAGGTGATGGCCAGAGACAAcggttctcctcctctcagcagcaacGTGACCGTCAGTGTGTTCGTATCGGATGTGAACGACAACTCTCCTCAGATACTGTACCCCGCCCCGGAGGGCAACTCCTTCATGACCGAGCTGGTCCCTAAAGCAGCACACGGAGGCTCTCTGGTGTCCAAAGTGATCGCGGTGGACGCGGACTCCGGACAGAACGCCTGGCTGTCCTATGAAATAGTGAAATCCACCGATCCGGGACTTTTCACTATCGGTGTCCACAGCGGAGAGATCAGGACACAGCGGGACATTTCTGAATCTGACAGCATGAAACAGAACCTTATTGTGGCAGTGAAAGATAACGGAcagccctctctgtctgccacctgttccatgtatttacttatttctgaTAACTTGGCTGAGGTGCCAgaactgaaggacatttcttatGACGAGAAGAATTCCAATCTGACCTCTTATCTGATCATCGCGCTGGTGTCTGTGTCCACCTTTTTCctgaccttcatcatcatcatcctgggTGTGAGGTTTTGTCGGAGGAGAAAGCCCAGACTGTTGTTTGATGGAGCAGTCGCCATCCCCAGCGCTTATCTCCCTCCTAATTACACAGATGTTGACGGCACAGGAACTTTACGCAGCGCTTACAACTATGACGCATACCTGACAACAGGATCTAGAACCAGCGACTTTAAGTTTGTGACGTCTTACAATGACAACACACTTCCTGCTGACCAGACTCTGAGGAAAAGTCCATCAGACTTTGCTGAAGTGTTTGGTCACCCAGATGAGTCCCCAGAGGTAGGCCACTTTTTGTATCTAAAATTTAATGTCAT TTACCTGTATTTGTTAACCATCGAATAA
- the LOC119007680 gene encoding protocadherin gamma-A11-like, with protein MGHKAFSAVRLVASVGVFLLALQIVCGDVSYSVPEEMKRGSVVGNIAKDLGIDVGKLGARKARIDADGNSKRYCDINLSTGDIIVADRIDREGLCGKKASCVLKQELVLENPLELHRISVHVQDINDNSPQFKKNTIKFEIGESAPKGSRYRLDEAHDADVGQNAIQGYSIEANGNFRLNVIAKSGGGKYSELVLEKELDREQQQELTIVLVATDGGTPQRSGTAVIHVAVLDANDNAPVFSQAVYKASLPENSALDTVVVTVSATDADEGINGEVIYEFDHISDEDNNAFSLDQTTGEVKVSGSIDYEELSAYEMQITAKDGLGLVSSSTLIIDITDVNDNAPLTFIKTLTNPIPENVSPGTEVGIINVQDRDSERNGQVRCSIQQGAPFKLVPSIKNYYSLVTTGQLDRELVSDYNITITATDEGSPPLSSSKSVQLSVADINDNPPVFEDQSYSAYVSENNKPGSTLCSVTARDPDWRQNGTVIYSVLPGEVNGAPVSSYVSVNGDTGVIHAVRSFDYEQLRSFKVQVMARDNGSPPLSSNVTVSVFVSDVNDNSPQILYPAPEGNSFMTELVPKAAHGGSLVSKVIAVDADSGQNAWLSYEIVKSTDPGLFTIGVHSGEIRTQRDISESDSMKQNLIVAVKDNGQPSLSATCSMYLLISDNLAEVPELKDISYDEKNSKLTSYLIIALVSVSTFFLTFIIIILGVRFCRRRKPRLLFDGAVAIPSAYLPPNYADVDGTGTLRSAYNYDAYLTTGSRTSDFKFVTSYNDNTLPADQTLRKSPSDFADVFGDCDGSPEVGTCFP; from the coding sequence ATGGGACACAAAGCATTCTCAGCGGTCCGCCTGGTCGCCTCGGTTGGAGTATTTCTTCTAGCGCTGCAAATCGTGTGTGGCGATGTGTCTTATTCTGTTCCGGAGGAGATGAAACGCGGCTCTGTTGTTGGAAATATAGCGAAAGATCTGGGAATTGACGTCGGCAAACTGGGTGCTCGAAAGGCGCGTATTGATGCAGACGGAAACAGCAAACGCTATTGTGACATCAATCTGAGTACCGGGGATATCATTGTTGCCGACAGGATTGACAGAGAGGGCCTTTGTGGTAAGAAGGCATCTTGCGTCTTAAAACAAGAACTTGTTTTGGAGAATCCGTTAGAGCTGCACCGCATCAGTGTTCACGTTCAAGATATCAACGATAATTCACCACAGTTTAAAAAGAACACAATAAAATTTGAAATTGGTGAATCAGCCCCCAAAGGAAGTCGCTACCGTCTAGATGAGGCCCACGATGCAGATGTTGGACAGAACGCTATCCAGGGTTATAGTATTGAGGCAAATGGAAACTTCAGATTGAATGTTATCGCAAAAAGCGGAGGGGGGAAATACAGCGAGTTAGTTTTAGAAAAGGAGCTGGATAGAGAACAACAGCAGGAGCTAACGATTGTGCTAGTGGCAACAGACGGAGGCACACCACAGAGATCAGGCACTGCAGTTATTCATGTAGCTGTGCTGGATGCTAATGATAACGCCCCAGTATTCAGCCAGGCCGTTTATAAAGCCAGCCTGCCTGAAAATTCTGCTTTAGACACCGTTGTGGTCACAGTGAGCGCAACTGATGCAGATGAGGGAATTAATGGAGAGGTGATTTATGAATTTGATCACATTTCAGATGAAGATAATAACGCATTTTCTCTTGATCAGACAACCGGTGAAGTGAAAGTCAGTGGATCAATAGATTATGAGGAGCTGTCCGCATATGAAATGCAAATTACAGCCAAAGATGGGCTTGGATTAGTGTCATCCTCTACATTGATTATTGATATAACTGATGTAAATGACAACGCCCCTCTTACTTTCATTAAGACGCTGACTAACCCCATACCTGAGAACGTGTCACCTGGTACAGAGGTGGGCATCATTAACGTGCAggacagagactcagagagaAACGGACAGGTCCGCTGCTCCATTCAGCAAGGAGCCCCTTTTAAGTTGGTTCCTTCTATTAAAAACTATTATTCTCTGGTGACCACAGGACAACTGGACCGTGAACTAGTGTCTGATTACAACATCACAATCACTGCCACTGACGAGGGCTCtccacctctgtcctcctctaaaAGTGTTCAGTTATCTGTAGCAGACATCAACGACAACCCACCTGTGTTTGAGGACCAGTCGTACAGCGCATATgtgagtgaaaataacaaacccGGCTCCACTTTATGTTCCGTTACTGCTCGAGACCCCGACTGGAGACAAAACGGTACAGTGATTTATTCTGTGTTACCCGGTGAGGTGAACGGTGCCCCGGTGTCCTCCTATGTGTCTGTTAACGGAGACACGGGGGTGATCCACGCTGTGAGGTCGTTTGATTATGAACAGTTGAGGAGTTTTAAAGTGCAGGTGATGGCCAGAGACAAcggttctcctcctctcagcagcaacGTGACCGTCAGTGTGTTCGTATCGGATGTGAACGACAACTCTCCTCAGATACTGTACCCCGCCCCGGAGGGCAACTCCTTCATGACCGAGCTGGTCCCCAAAGCTGCACACGGAGGCTCTCTGGTGTCCAAAGTGATCGCGGTGGACGCGGACTCCGGACAGAACGCCTGGCTGTCCTACGAAATAGTGAAATCCACCGATCCGGGACTTTTCACTATCGGTGTCCACAGCGGAGAGATCAGGACACAGCGGGACATTTCTGAATCTGACAGCATGAAACAGAACCTTATTGTGGCAGTGAAAGATAACGGAcagccctctctgtctgccacctgttccatgtatttacttatttctgaTAACTTGGCTGAGGTGCCAgaactgaaggacatttcttatGACGAGAAGAATTCCAAACTGACTTCTTATCTGATCATCGCGCTGGTGTCTGTGTCCACCTTTTTCctgaccttcatcatcatcattctggGTGTGAGGTTTTGTCGCAGGAGAAAGCCCAGACTGTTGTTTGATGGAGCAGTCGCCATCCCCAGCGCTTATCTCCCACCTAATTACGCAGATGTTGACGGCACAGGAACTTTACGCAGCGCCTACAACTATGACGCATATCTGACAACAGGATCTAGAACCAGCGACTTTAAGTTTGTGACATCTTACAATGACAACACACTGCCTGCTGACCAGACTCTGAGGAAAAGTCCGTCAGACTTCGCAGATGTCTTTGGAGATTGTGATGGTTCTCCTGAGGTAGGCACATGTTTCCCATAA